In one window of Pseudomonas benzenivorans DNA:
- a CDS encoding DUF2058 domain-containing protein yields MALSLRDQLLKAGLVNEKQAKQVSKEKQKQKRLEHKGQVEKDESQQLAARQAMAEKAARDQELNRQQQEKAEQKARAAQIKQLIEHSRLPKLTTEDYYNFVDDKKVKRLSVNKLMRDKLSCGSLAIVRHGGGYEVIPREAALKIQARDAQRIVLLNTQAEAPDADDPYAAYQVPDDLMW; encoded by the coding sequence ATGGCTCTTTCACTACGCGACCAGTTGCTCAAAGCCGGGCTGGTCAACGAGAAGCAGGCCAAGCAGGTCAGCAAAGAGAAGCAGAAGCAGAAGCGCCTGGAGCACAAGGGGCAGGTCGAGAAGGACGAGTCGCAGCAGCTCGCCGCCCGACAGGCCATGGCCGAGAAGGCCGCCCGCGACCAGGAGCTCAATCGCCAGCAGCAGGAGAAGGCCGAACAGAAGGCCCGCGCCGCGCAGATCAAGCAGTTGATCGAACACTCCCGTCTGCCCAAGCTGACCACCGAGGACTACTACAACTTCGTCGACGACAAGAAGGTCAAGCGCCTGTCGGTGAACAAGCTGATGCGCGACAAGCTCAGCTGCGGCTCGCTGGCCATCGTCCGCCACGGCGGCGGCTACGAGGTGATCCCGCGGGAGGCGGCGCTGAAGATCCAGGCCCGCGATGCCCAGCGCATCGTCCTGCTCAACACCCAGGCCGAAGCGCCGGATGCCGACGATCCCTACGCCGCCTACCAGGTGCCGGACGACCTGATGTGGTAA
- a CDS encoding 2-hydroxyacid dehydrogenase, with protein sequence MRIILFSSRPYDRDSFLAADLPQGWQLQFQETRLGLQSVALAQHCEVVCAFINDDLSAPVLRRLAVGGTRLIALRSAGYNHVDLQAAQQLGLEVVRVPAYSPHAVAEHAAALILALNRRIHRAFNRTREGDFSLHGLTGFDLHGKQVGVIGCGSIGRVFVRIMAGFGCRVQVYDPSPVADLAQLGAQQVALDRLIESCDVISLHCPLNEASRHLIDAARLARMKRGVMLINTGRGALVDTPALIAALKSGQLGYLGLDVYEEEAELFFEDCSDRPLQDDVLARLLTFPNVIVTAHQAFLTHEALAAIATTTRDNIAAWAAGSPVNRLTPGP encoded by the coding sequence ATGCGCATCATCCTGTTCAGCAGCAGACCCTACGACCGCGACAGCTTTCTCGCCGCCGACCTGCCGCAGGGCTGGCAGCTGCAGTTCCAGGAGACCCGACTGGGGCTGCAGTCGGTCGCCCTGGCGCAGCACTGCGAGGTGGTCTGCGCCTTCATCAACGACGACCTGTCGGCGCCGGTACTGCGGCGCCTGGCCGTCGGTGGCACCCGACTGATCGCCCTGCGCTCGGCCGGCTACAACCACGTCGACCTGCAGGCCGCGCAGCAGCTCGGCCTCGAGGTCGTGCGGGTACCGGCCTATTCGCCCCATGCGGTAGCCGAGCACGCGGCAGCCTTGATCCTGGCCCTGAACCGGCGCATCCACCGCGCCTTCAACCGCACCCGCGAGGGCGACTTTTCCCTGCATGGGCTGACCGGCTTCGACCTGCACGGCAAGCAGGTCGGGGTCATCGGCTGCGGCAGCATAGGCCGCGTCTTCGTCCGCATCATGGCCGGCTTCGGCTGTCGCGTGCAGGTCTACGACCCCAGCCCGGTGGCCGACCTGGCGCAACTGGGGGCCCAGCAGGTGGCCCTGGACCGGCTGATCGAAAGCTGCGACGTCATCAGCCTGCATTGCCCGCTGAACGAGGCCAGTCGCCACCTGATCGACGCCGCACGCCTGGCCCGGATGAAGCGCGGAGTCATGCTGATCAACACCGGGCGCGGCGCGCTGGTCGACACCCCGGCACTGATCGCTGCGCTGAAGAGCGGCCAGCTCGGCTACCTCGGCCTGGATGTCTACGAGGAGGAGGCCGAGCTGTTCTTCGAGGACTGCTCGGACCGGCCGCTGCAGGACGACGTGCTGGCGCGCCTGCTGACCTTCCCCAATGTCATCGTCACCGCCCACCAGGCCTTCCTCACCCACGAGGCCCTGGCGGCCATCGCCACCACCACCCGGGACAATATCGCCGCCTGGGCGGCCGGCTCGCCGGTCAATCGGCTAACCCCCGGCCCGTGA
- a CDS encoding META domain-containing protein has translation MSRPLAVTLLGASLLGCASTPVQLETERSYRLEWLGERPVLDRSHLSITLGEDGRAYGNAGCNHWFAPYELEGQALRFGPVGSTRKLCAPALMEQEARFLDSLDKVVRWDASPLDQLRLWPETGKPLRLLPQED, from the coding sequence ATGTCACGCCCCCTCGCCGTCACCCTGCTCGGCGCCAGCCTGCTCGGCTGCGCCAGCACGCCCGTACAGCTGGAAACCGAGCGCAGCTACCGACTCGAATGGCTAGGCGAACGTCCGGTACTGGACCGTAGCCACCTGAGCATCACCCTCGGCGAGGACGGCCGCGCCTACGGCAATGCCGGCTGCAACCACTGGTTCGCCCCCTATGAGCTGGAGGGCCAGGCCCTGCGCTTCGGCCCCGTTGGCAGCACCCGCAAGCTGTGCGCCCCGGCGCTGATGGAGCAGGAGGCGCGCTTTCTCGACAGCCTCGACAAGGTCGTGCGCTGGGACGCCTCGCCCCTCGACCAGCTGCGCCTGTGGCCCGAGACCGGCAAGCCGTTGCGCCTGCTGCCGCAAGAAGACTGA
- the rlmD gene encoding 23S rRNA (uracil(1939)-C(5))-methyltransferase RlmD, whose translation MAKKNGGLRFQPSGGARAPQVPVGKKQRLKIERLANDGRGIGFVEGRTWFVSGALPGEDVEARVLGARSQVVEARGERIFDASPQRRSEPCAHARACGGCSVQHMPHADQLALKQRMLAEQFGRLAELQPEQWAAPLVGPEFAYRRRARIAVRWDAKAGRLDVGFRAAASQDIVAIADCPVLVQPLQPILHALPAVLAGLGRPQAIGHVELFQGTASAVLVRHTVPLGEDDLARLQAFCAGQDAQLWLQGSGEPAPFALASGLGYRLEPWDLELAYRPGDFVQVNAPVNEAMVAQALEWLAPRADERVLDLFCGLGNFALPLARRVCEVVAVEGVQAMVERAAQNAASNGLDNVRVVRADLAEPLADAGWARGGFTAVLLDPPRDGALQVVKQVGALGAERLVYVSCNPATLARDSAELVRQGYRLRRAGILDMFPQTAHVEAMALFERP comes from the coding sequence ATGGCCAAGAAGAACGGCGGGCTGCGCTTCCAGCCCAGCGGTGGCGCCCGTGCGCCGCAGGTGCCGGTGGGCAAGAAGCAGCGTCTGAAAATCGAACGCCTGGCCAACGATGGCCGCGGCATCGGCTTCGTCGAGGGGCGCACCTGGTTCGTCAGCGGCGCCTTGCCCGGCGAGGATGTCGAGGCGCGGGTGCTGGGGGCCCGCAGTCAGGTGGTGGAGGCGCGCGGCGAGCGCATTTTCGACGCCAGCCCCCAGCGCCGCAGCGAACCCTGTGCCCATGCGCGTGCCTGCGGCGGCTGCAGCGTGCAGCATATGCCCCATGCCGACCAACTTGCCCTGAAACAGCGCATGCTCGCCGAGCAGTTCGGCCGCCTGGCCGAGCTGCAGCCGGAGCAATGGGCGGCGCCCCTGGTCGGCCCCGAGTTCGCCTATCGCCGCCGTGCGCGCATCGCCGTGCGCTGGGACGCCAAGGCCGGGCGCCTGGACGTCGGCTTCCGCGCCGCGGCCAGCCAGGACATAGTCGCCATCGCCGACTGCCCGGTACTGGTACAGCCCTTGCAACCGATCCTGCATGCCTTGCCGGCCGTGCTGGCGGGGCTGGGCAGGCCCCAGGCCATCGGCCATGTGGAGCTGTTCCAGGGCACCGCCAGTGCCGTTCTGGTGCGCCATACGGTGCCCCTGGGCGAGGACGATCTGGCGAGGCTGCAGGCGTTCTGCGCCGGCCAGGATGCCCAGCTGTGGCTGCAGGGGAGCGGCGAGCCGGCGCCGTTCGCCTTGGCATCGGGGCTGGGGTATCGCTTGGAGCCCTGGGACCTGGAGCTGGCCTATCGACCGGGGGATTTCGTCCAGGTCAATGCGCCGGTGAACGAGGCCATGGTCGCCCAGGCCCTGGAATGGCTGGCGCCTCGGGCGGACGAGCGGGTGCTGGACCTGTTCTGCGGCCTGGGCAACTTCGCCCTGCCGCTGGCCCGCCGGGTGTGCGAGGTGGTGGCGGTGGAAGGGGTGCAGGCGATGGTCGAGCGCGCGGCGCAGAACGCCGCGAGCAACGGCCTGGACAACGTGCGGGTGGTGCGGGCCGACCTGGCCGAGCCGCTGGCCGATGCCGGCTGGGCGCGGGGCGGCTTCACCGCGGTGCTGCTCGATCCGCCGCGCGACGGCGCCCTGCAGGTGGTCAAGCAGGTCGGTGCCCTGGGCGCCGAGCGCCTGGTGTATGTGTCGTGCAATCCGGCGACCCTGGCCCGTGACAGCGCCGAGCTGGTGCGGCAAGGTTACCGGCTGAGACGGGCCGGCATCCTCGACATGTTCCCGCAGACCGCCCATGTCGAGGCGATGGCGTTATTCGAGCGTCCCTAG
- a CDS encoding response regulator — MFKDLGIKSRVLLLTLLPTCLLALVLGGYFTWVQLSGLQAQLLQRGEMVVEQLAPLAAPALQRGDATLLQRIAKQALEQPDVRAVGFRAGDGRNLAHAGPSMLNAAPVGGELQAARRTGQDATRFLLPVFEQHLSLTGAPPREPASRLLGWVELELSHHSTLLSGYRSLFTSLLLIVAGLSVTALLALRMSRSINEPLRRLKHGVALLKDGHLETRLPSLGSHELDELASGINRMAENLQNAQEELQHSIDQATEDVRQNLETIEIQNIELDFARKEALEASRIKSEFLANMSHEIRTPLNGILGFTNLLQKSELTPRQQDYLDTIEKSADSLLGIINEILDFSKIDAGKLVLENIPFNLRDLLQDTLTILAPAAHEKQLELLSLVYRDTPLSLVGDPLRLKQVLTNLVSNAIKFTREGSIVLRAMLEDESADRAQLRISVQDTGIGLSDEDLRALFQAFSQADNSLSRQAGGSGLGLVISKRLIEQMGGEIGVDSSPGQGSEFWVSLSLPKARDDAEDLPRPPLLGRRAALLESHELARQALQHQLEDCGLKVSAFAELDSLLAAVENARHGDQPIELAVLGVTAQILPPERLGQRIWDLQHLACKTVVLCPTTEQALYHEALPDAYSQLQAKPACTRKLQRALAELISPRLPLRRETDPPPGRAPRILCVDDNPANLLLVQTLLEDMGAVVSGADSGQRALERVQQDDFDLIFMDVQMPGMDGRQTTEAIRQWEAEQQRTAVPVIALTAHALANERRALLQSGLDDYRSKPISERQLAQVVLKWTGLALRRQGPERSAEALVSASQPSVLDSAEGLRLAAGKADLAADMLNMLLAGLPGDRQAIRQARANGEHGALIERVHRLHGATRYCGVPQLRAACQRSETLLKQNDPAAQEALDELDAAIERLASEARASA, encoded by the coding sequence GTGTTCAAGGATCTAGGCATCAAGAGTCGCGTACTGCTGCTCACCCTGCTGCCGACCTGCCTGCTGGCACTGGTGCTCGGCGGCTATTTCACCTGGGTGCAGCTGTCGGGTCTGCAGGCCCAGTTGCTGCAGCGCGGGGAAATGGTCGTCGAACAGCTCGCCCCCCTGGCCGCGCCCGCGCTGCAGCGGGGCGACGCCACTCTGCTGCAGCGCATCGCCAAGCAGGCCCTGGAACAGCCGGACGTCCGTGCGGTCGGGTTCCGCGCCGGCGATGGCCGGAACCTGGCCCATGCCGGCCCCAGCATGCTCAACGCCGCGCCGGTCGGTGGCGAACTGCAGGCGGCACGCCGCACCGGCCAGGACGCCACGCGCTTCCTCCTGCCGGTGTTCGAGCAGCACCTGAGCCTGACCGGCGCGCCGCCCCGCGAGCCCGCCAGCCGCCTGCTCGGCTGGGTGGAGCTGGAGCTGTCGCACCACAGCACCCTGCTCAGCGGCTACCGCAGCCTGTTCACCAGCCTGCTGCTGATCGTCGCCGGGCTGAGCGTCACCGCCCTGCTCGCCCTGCGCATGAGCCGCAGCATCAACGAGCCGCTGCGGCGCCTCAAGCACGGCGTCGCCCTGCTCAAGGACGGCCACCTGGAGACCCGCCTGCCGTCGCTCGGCAGCCATGAACTGGACGAGCTGGCCTCGGGCATCAACCGCATGGCCGAGAACCTGCAAAATGCCCAGGAGGAACTGCAGCACAGCATCGACCAGGCCACCGAAGACGTGCGACAAAACCTGGAAACCATCGAGATCCAGAACATCGAGCTGGACTTCGCACGCAAGGAGGCCCTGGAAGCCAGCCGCATCAAGTCCGAGTTCCTCGCCAACATGAGCCACGAGATCCGCACCCCGCTCAACGGCATCCTCGGCTTCACCAACCTGCTGCAGAAGAGCGAGCTGACCCCGCGCCAGCAGGACTACCTGGACACCATCGAGAAATCCGCCGACAGCCTGCTGGGGATCATCAACGAGATCCTCGACTTCTCCAAGATCGACGCCGGCAAGCTGGTGCTGGAGAACATCCCCTTCAACCTGCGCGACCTGCTCCAGGACACCCTGACCATCCTCGCCCCGGCGGCCCACGAGAAACAGCTGGAGCTGCTCAGCCTGGTCTATCGCGACACGCCGCTGTCGCTGGTCGGCGACCCGCTGCGGCTCAAGCAGGTGCTGACCAACCTGGTGAGCAACGCGATCAAATTCACCCGCGAAGGCAGCATCGTCCTGCGCGCCATGCTCGAGGACGAGAGCGCCGACCGTGCCCAGCTGCGCATCAGCGTGCAGGACACCGGCATCGGCCTGTCCGACGAAGACCTGCGCGCGCTGTTCCAGGCTTTCAGCCAGGCCGACAACTCGCTGTCGCGCCAGGCCGGCGGCAGCGGCCTGGGCCTGGTGATCTCCAAGCGCCTGATCGAGCAGATGGGCGGCGAGATCGGTGTCGACAGCTCGCCCGGCCAGGGCTCCGAGTTCTGGGTCAGCCTGAGCCTGCCGAAGGCCCGCGACGACGCCGAGGACCTGCCCCGCCCGCCCCTGCTCGGCCGCCGCGCGGCGCTCCTGGAGAGCCATGAGCTGGCACGCCAGGCCCTGCAACACCAGCTGGAGGATTGCGGTCTGAAGGTCAGCGCCTTCGCCGAACTCGACAGCCTGCTCGCCGCTGTCGAAAACGCCCGCCACGGCGACCAGCCCATCGAACTGGCGGTACTCGGCGTCACCGCCCAGATCCTGCCGCCGGAACGCCTCGGCCAGCGCATCTGGGACCTGCAGCACCTGGCCTGCAAGACCGTGGTGCTCTGCCCCACCACCGAACAGGCGCTCTACCACGAGGCCCTGCCCGACGCCTACAGCCAGCTGCAGGCCAAACCCGCCTGCACCCGCAAGCTGCAGCGCGCCCTGGCCGAGCTGATCAGCCCCCGGCTGCCGCTGCGCCGGGAGACCGACCCGCCACCGGGCCGGGCACCGCGCATCCTCTGCGTCGACGACAACCCGGCCAACCTGCTGCTGGTGCAGACCCTGCTGGAGGACATGGGCGCCGTGGTGAGCGGCGCCGACAGTGGCCAGCGCGCCCTGGAGCGGGTCCAGCAGGACGACTTCGACCTGATCTTCATGGACGTGCAGATGCCCGGCATGGACGGTCGCCAGACCACGGAGGCGATTCGCCAGTGGGAAGCCGAACAGCAGCGCACGGCGGTGCCGGTCATCGCCCTGACCGCCCATGCCCTGGCCAACGAGCGCCGCGCCCTGCTGCAGAGCGGTCTCGACGACTATCGCAGCAAGCCCATCAGCGAGCGGCAACTGGCCCAGGTGGTCCTCAAGTGGACCGGCCTGGCCCTGCGCCGCCAGGGCCCGGAGCGCTCCGCCGAGGCACTCGTCAGCGCCAGCCAGCCGAGCGTGCTGGATAGCGCCGAAGGCCTGCGCCTGGCCGCCGGCAAGGCCGACCTGGCCGCCGACATGCTGAACATGCTGCTGGCCGGCCTGCCCGGCGACCGCCAGGCGATTCGCCAGGCCCGTGCCAACGGTGAGCACGGCGCCCTGATCGAGCGGGTCCATCGCCTGCACGGCGCCACCCGTTATTGCGGCGTACCGCAATTGCGGGCCGCCTGCCAGCGCAGCGAGACCCTGCTGAAACAGAACGACCCGGCCGCCCAGGAGGCCCTGGACGAGCTGGACGCGGCGATCGAACGACTGGCCAGCGAAGCCCGGGCCAGCGCCTAG
- the mazG gene encoding nucleoside triphosphate pyrophosphohydrolase has product MYQLDDLLHLMARLRDPQHGCPWDLKQSYASIVPHTIEEAYEVADAIERGDFAHLPGELGDLLFQVVYYSQLAREEGRFAFAEVVDGITRKLIRRHPHVFPDGDLYGAPDAAKLEEAAVKQRWEELKAEERAEQAAAPEQLSLLDDVPQALPALSRAAKLQKRAARVGFDWPEALPVVDKVREELDEVLEAMSENDPEAIAEELGDLLFVVTNLARHLRVDPEAALRAANGKFEQRFRFIERALREAGRAIEDCALEDLDALWGEAKKMEKRDRPSAC; this is encoded by the coding sequence ATGTACCAACTCGACGACCTGCTGCACCTGATGGCCCGTCTGCGCGACCCGCAACACGGCTGTCCCTGGGACCTGAAACAGTCCTACGCCAGCATCGTGCCGCACACGATAGAGGAGGCCTACGAGGTGGCCGACGCCATCGAGCGCGGCGACTTCGCGCACCTGCCCGGCGAGCTGGGCGACCTGCTGTTCCAGGTCGTCTACTACAGCCAGCTGGCCCGGGAGGAGGGGCGCTTCGCCTTCGCCGAGGTGGTCGACGGCATCACCCGCAAGCTGATCCGCCGCCATCCCCATGTGTTCCCCGATGGCGACCTGTACGGCGCGCCGGATGCGGCCAAACTGGAAGAGGCGGCGGTCAAGCAGCGCTGGGAGGAACTCAAGGCCGAGGAGCGGGCCGAGCAGGCCGCCGCGCCGGAGCAGCTGTCCCTGCTCGACGACGTGCCCCAGGCGCTGCCGGCCTTGAGCCGGGCGGCCAAGCTGCAGAAACGCGCCGCCCGGGTCGGCTTCGACTGGCCCGAGGCCCTGCCGGTGGTGGACAAGGTGCGCGAGGAGCTGGACGAGGTGCTCGAGGCCATGAGCGAGAACGACCCCGAGGCGATCGCCGAAGAGCTCGGCGACCTGCTGTTCGTGGTCACCAATCTGGCCCGCCATCTCAGGGTCGATCCGGAGGCGGCGTTGCGTGCCGCCAATGGCAAGTTCGAGCAGCGTTTTCGTTTTATCGAGCGGGCCTTGCGCGAAGCGGGGCGGGCCATCGAAGATTGCGCCCTGGAAGACCTGGATGCGCTCTGGGGTGAAGCCAAGAAAATGGAAAAGCGCGACAGGCCGTCGGCCTGCTAG
- the relA gene encoding GTP diphosphokinase: MVQVRAHQPINDDGSINLEAWLDHVLSVDPALERGALREACEFAREAEQQANAAQNLWAEGASSFRAGLEIAEILADLKLDQDSLVAAVVYRGVREGKVTLAAVHQRFGPVVAKLIDGVLRMAAISASLNPRDSLVLGSQAQVENLRKMLVAMVDDVRVALIKLAERTCAIRAVKGADDEKRQRVAREVFDIYAPLAHRLGIGHIKWELEDLSFRYLEPEQYKQIAKLLHERRLDREQYINDVMSHLRQELEATGIEADISGRAKHIYSIWRKMQRKGLQFSQIYDVRAVRVLVPQMRDCYTALGIVHTLWRHIPKEFDDYIANPKENGYRSLHTAVLGPEGKVLEVQIRTHAMHEEAELGVCAHWRYKGTDVKSGSNHYEEKISWLRQVLEWHEELGDIGGLAEQLRVDIEPDRVYVFTPDGHAIDLPKGATPLDFAYRVHTEIGHNCRGAKINGRIVPLNYSLQTGEQVEIITSKHGTPSRDWLNSNLGYVTTSRARAKIVHWFKLQDRDQNVAAGKAMLERELGRLALPHVDFDVLAEKANLKTAEDLFASLGAGDVRLAHLVNLAQQLVEPERGSEQLELIPRKAQGFRPGKRGDIQIQGVGNLLTQMAGCCQPLPGDPIVGYITLGRGVSIHRQDCASVLQLAGREPERIIQVSWGPVPVQTYPVDIIIRAYDRSGLLRDVTQLLLNEKLNVLAVNTQSNKEDNTASMSITVEIPGLDALGRLLGRISQLPNIIEARRHRAS, encoded by the coding sequence ATGGTTCAGGTAAGAGCGCACCAGCCGATCAACGACGACGGCAGCATCAACCTCGAGGCCTGGCTCGACCACGTGCTCAGTGTCGACCCGGCGTTGGAGCGCGGGGCCCTGCGCGAGGCCTGCGAGTTCGCCCGCGAGGCCGAGCAGCAGGCCAATGCCGCGCAGAACCTGTGGGCCGAGGGCGCGTCGAGCTTTCGCGCCGGCCTGGAGATCGCCGAGATCCTCGCCGACCTCAAGCTCGACCAGGATTCCCTGGTGGCCGCGGTGGTCTACCGCGGCGTGCGCGAGGGCAAGGTGACCCTGGCCGCGGTGCATCAGCGCTTCGGTCCGGTGGTGGCCAAGCTGATCGACGGCGTGCTGCGCATGGCGGCGATCAGCGCCAGCCTGAATCCGCGCGATTCCCTGGTGCTCGGCTCCCAGGCCCAGGTGGAGAACCTGCGCAAGATGTTGGTGGCCATGGTCGACGACGTGCGCGTGGCGCTGATCAAGCTGGCCGAGCGCACCTGCGCGATCCGCGCGGTCAAGGGCGCCGACGACGAAAAGCGCCAGCGGGTGGCGCGCGAGGTATTCGACATCTATGCGCCGCTGGCCCATCGCCTGGGGATCGGCCACATCAAGTGGGAGCTGGAAGACCTGTCTTTCCGCTACCTCGAACCCGAGCAGTACAAGCAGATCGCCAAGCTGCTGCATGAGCGGCGCCTGGACCGCGAGCAATATATCAACGACGTGATGAGCCACCTGCGTCAGGAACTGGAGGCCACCGGGATCGAGGCCGACATCAGCGGCCGGGCGAAGCACATCTACTCGATCTGGCGCAAGATGCAGCGCAAGGGCCTGCAGTTCAGCCAGATCTACGATGTCCGTGCGGTACGCGTGCTGGTGCCGCAGATGCGCGATTGCTACACGGCCCTGGGCATCGTCCACACCCTGTGGCGGCATATTCCCAAGGAGTTCGACGACTACATCGCCAACCCCAAGGAGAACGGCTATCGCTCGCTGCACACCGCGGTGCTCGGCCCGGAGGGCAAGGTGCTGGAGGTGCAGATTCGCACCCACGCCATGCACGAGGAGGCCGAGCTGGGCGTGTGCGCGCACTGGCGCTACAAGGGCACCGACGTCAAGTCCGGCTCCAACCACTACGAGGAGAAGATCTCCTGGCTGCGCCAGGTGCTGGAGTGGCACGAGGAGCTGGGCGATATCGGCGGCCTGGCCGAACAGCTGCGCGTCGACATCGAGCCGGACCGGGTCTATGTGTTCACTCCGGACGGCCATGCCATCGACCTGCCCAAGGGCGCCACACCACTGGACTTCGCCTACCGGGTGCACACCGAGATCGGCCACAACTGCCGCGGCGCCAAGATCAACGGGCGCATCGTGCCGCTCAACTACAGCCTGCAGACCGGCGAGCAGGTGGAGATCATCACCAGCAAGCACGGCACGCCGAGCCGCGACTGGCTGAACTCCAACCTGGGCTATGTGACCACCTCGCGGGCGCGGGCGAAGATCGTCCACTGGTTCAAGCTGCAGGACCGAGACCAGAACGTCGCAGCCGGCAAGGCCATGCTCGAGCGCGAGCTGGGGCGCCTGGCGCTGCCCCACGTGGACTTCGACGTGCTGGCCGAGAAGGCCAACCTGAAGACCGCCGAGGACCTGTTCGCCTCCCTCGGCGCCGGCGACGTGCGCCTGGCCCACCTGGTCAACCTGGCCCAGCAGCTGGTCGAGCCGGAGCGCGGCAGCGAGCAGCTCGAGCTGATCCCGCGCAAGGCCCAGGGTTTCCGCCCGGGCAAGCGCGGCGACATCCAGATCCAGGGCGTGGGCAACCTGCTGACGCAGATGGCCGGCTGCTGCCAGCCGCTGCCGGGCGACCCGATCGTCGGCTATATCACCCTCGGTCGCGGCGTCAGCATCCACCGCCAGGACTGCGCCTCGGTGTTGCAGCTGGCCGGCCGCGAGCCGGAGCGGATCATCCAGGTCAGCTGGGGGCCGGTGCCGGTGCAGACCTACCCGGTGGACATCATCATCCGCGCCTACGACCGTTCCGGCCTGCTGCGCGACGTGACCCAGCTGCTGCTCAACGAGAAGCTCAACGTGCTGGCGGTCAATACCCAGTCGAACAAGGAAGACAACACCGCCTCTATGTCCATCACCGTGGAGATTCCCGGTCTGGACGCCCTGGGTCGCCTGCTCGGGCGCATCTCGCAGCTGCCCAATATCATCGAGGCGCGCCGCCACCGGGCTAGCTGA
- the cysM gene encoding cysteine synthase CysM: MTLQFPTIADCVGNTPLVRLQRLPGTTSNTLLVKLEGNNPAGSVKDRPALSMITRAELRGDIRPGDTLIEATSGNTGIALAMAAAIKGYELILIMPDNMSAERKAAMTAYGAELVLVSREDGMEGARDLAESLQRGGRGKVLDQFANGDNPEAHYSGTGPEIWRQTQGQITHFISSMGTTGTIMGVSRYLKEQSPQVQIVGLQPMEGASIPGIRRWPQEYLPKIYQAERVDRIIDMPQREAEDCMRRLAREEGIFCGVSSGGAVAAMLRLSQEVENAVMVAIICDRGDRYLSTGVYDTPHD; the protein is encoded by the coding sequence ATGACCCTGCAATTCCCCACCATCGCCGATTGCGTCGGCAACACCCCGCTGGTGCGTTTGCAGCGCCTGCCGGGCACCACGTCCAACACCCTGCTGGTCAAGCTGGAGGGCAACAACCCGGCCGGTTCGGTGAAAGATCGCCCGGCGCTGTCGATGATCACCCGCGCCGAGCTGCGCGGCGATATCCGTCCCGGCGACACCCTGATCGAGGCCACCAGCGGCAACACCGGCATCGCCCTGGCCATGGCAGCGGCGATCAAGGGCTACGAACTGATCCTGATCATGCCGGACAACATGAGCGCCGAGCGTAAGGCGGCGATGACCGCCTACGGCGCCGAGCTGGTGCTGGTGTCCCGCGAGGACGGCATGGAGGGCGCCCGCGACCTGGCCGAGAGCCTGCAGCGCGGCGGTCGCGGCAAGGTGCTCGACCAGTTCGCCAACGGCGACAACCCCGAGGCCCACTACAGCGGCACCGGCCCGGAGATCTGGCGCCAGACCCAGGGGCAGATCACCCATTTCATCAGCTCCATGGGCACCACCGGCACCATCATGGGCGTGTCGCGCTACCTCAAGGAGCAGAGCCCGCAGGTGCAGATCGTCGGCCTGCAGCCGATGGAAGGTGCGTCGATTCCCGGCATCCGTCGCTGGCCCCAGGAGTACCTGCCGAAGATCTACCAGGCCGAGCGGGTCGATCGCATCATCGACATGCCCCAGCGCGAGGCCGAAGACTGCATGCGTCGCCTGGCGCGCGAAGAAGGCATCTTCTGCGGAGTGTCCTCCGGTGGCGCCGTGGCGGCCATGCTGCGCCTGTCCCAGGAGGTGGAGAACGCGGTGATGGTGGCGATCATCTGCGATCGTGGCGACCGTTACCTGTCCACCGGCGTGTACGACACGCCCCACGACTGA